One window of the Spirochaetota bacterium genome contains the following:
- a CDS encoding DUF2892 domain-containing protein, whose protein sequence is MNMKKNVGPADRYIRVLIGVSFLLNIIILKPGAIGTIILLALGLAVLYSAYSGYCWAYDLLKISTCKESCASEVE, encoded by the coding sequence ATGAATATGAAAAAGAATGTTGGTCCAGCTGACAGGTATATCAGAGTTTTAATTGGGGTTTCATTTTTACTTAATATAATTATATTAAAACCGGGTGCTATAGGAACTATTATTCTTTTAGCTCTGGGATTGGCTGTATTATACTCTGCATACAGTGGTTATTGCTGGGCATACGACCTTTTAAAGATAAGCACCTGCAAGGAATCATGTGCTTCGGAAGTTGAATAA
- the flgF gene encoding flagellar basal-body rod protein FlgF, translating to MVRGLYTGASGMIAQEARLDVIANNLANVDKTAYKKDLTLFKAFPDMIIRRLNDDGLGITPAGSYDTMPFVGKLGTGVEVNEVYTVYEQGSLMRTENPFDVALDGKGFFAVMTERGERYTRNGAFTLNKDGILVTHNGLPVLGENGIIKLQKNNFIINERGEILVNAALSLEPTDLVGMTQNNWEQPVVIDKLKIVDFENIRELKKEGESLYRETEYSGPALPAEEYKVVQGFLEKSNVNVVREMVDMIEVQRSYEANQKAMLTHDQELGRLINEVAR from the coding sequence ATGGTACGAGGATTGTATACCGGCGCAAGTGGCATGATAGCACAAGAAGCACGGTTAGATGTTATTGCCAATAATTTAGCTAATGTTGATAAAACTGCATACAAAAAAGATTTAACCCTGTTTAAAGCTTTTCCGGATATGATTATCCGAAGGCTCAACGATGACGGTTTAGGAATTACACCTGCAGGTTCTTATGACACAATGCCATTTGTTGGCAAATTAGGCACAGGGGTTGAAGTAAACGAAGTATATACAGTATATGAACAGGGCTCATTGATGCGAACCGAAAATCCCTTTGATGTAGCTCTTGATGGGAAAGGTTTCTTTGCCGTGATGACAGAGCGTGGTGAACGGTATACACGTAATGGCGCATTTACACTTAATAAAGATGGTATTCTGGTAACGCATAATGGCCTTCCGGTACTTGGTGAAAATGGTATAATCAAGCTGCAGAAGAACAATTTCATAATTAACGAACGTGGCGAAATCCTTGTCAACGCCGCACTTTCATTGGAACCAACTGACTTAGTTGGTATGACGCAAAATAACTGGGAACAACCAGTGGTAATTGACAAACTTAAGATAGTTGATTTTGAAAACATCCGCGAATTGAAGAAAGAAGGCGAATCGTTATACCGTGAAACGGAATACTCTGGTCCTGCGTTACCAGCTGAAGAATACAAGGTTGTACAGGGATTCCTTGAGAAATCAAATGTAAATGTTGTCCGCGAGATGGTTGACATGATTGAAGTACAGCGAAGCTATGAAGCCAATCAAAAAGCAATGTTAACCCATGACCAGGAATTAGGGCGTTTAATTAATGAAGTTGCACGATAG
- a CDS encoding class I SAM-dependent rRNA methyltransferase, with protein MNRVILKKGKEKSVLQKHPWIFSGAIAHAEALDGKVACVCASDGTVLAWGYYNSRCDIAVRILSFESTMPDNDLIIKRITQALVARKIAGIPQCTNAYRIIHSEGDFLPGLIVDWYNGHCVMQILTLGMDQLKGAIAQILIDMLKPVSIYERSDHEGRKIEGLHTVNQQVYGVTPELIEINENGMRFYVDVRRGQKTGFFCDQRDNRKIVKVLAEAKDVLNLFSYSGGFSVAALSGGAGHAVSIDSSQDALDLAVTNCTLNELHARHTVVKANVFDYINEQNISQNFIICDPPALAKNKAGVKNALRGYKELNLKIIKKAPHNSLLLTCSCSRFIDSKLFQQVVFGAAMDAGRDVQILSKFSQPADHPVSLYCPETEYLKALLLYIH; from the coding sequence ATGAATAGAGTAATCTTAAAAAAAGGCAAAGAAAAATCAGTACTTCAAAAGCATCCATGGATTTTTTCTGGGGCGATAGCTCATGCAGAAGCCCTTGATGGTAAGGTAGCTTGTGTGTGTGCATCAGATGGAACAGTGCTTGCGTGGGGATACTATAACAGCCGCTGTGACATAGCTGTACGAATATTGAGCTTTGAAAGTACAATGCCGGATAATGATCTTATTATAAAAAGAATCACACAAGCACTTGTTGCACGAAAAATTGCTGGAATACCACAATGTACAAATGCCTATCGCATTATTCACTCAGAAGGTGATTTTTTGCCAGGACTTATAGTTGATTGGTATAATGGACACTGTGTAATGCAGATTTTGACGTTGGGGATGGATCAATTAAAAGGAGCTATCGCCCAAATACTTATAGATATGCTAAAGCCAGTAAGTATTTATGAACGCAGTGACCATGAGGGAAGAAAAATTGAAGGTTTGCATACTGTTAATCAGCAGGTGTACGGTGTAACGCCTGAATTGATTGAAATAAATGAAAATGGAATGAGATTTTATGTTGATGTACGGCGTGGACAGAAAACAGGATTTTTTTGTGATCAGCGTGATAACAGGAAAATTGTAAAAGTGTTAGCAGAGGCAAAAGATGTGTTAAATTTGTTCTCATATTCAGGAGGTTTTTCAGTTGCAGCTCTGTCAGGAGGTGCAGGGCATGCAGTATCAATTGATAGCTCTCAGGATGCTCTTGATTTAGCAGTAACAAACTGTACATTAAATGAATTGCATGCTAGGCACACAGTTGTAAAAGCAAATGTATTTGATTATATCAATGAACAGAATATTTCACAAAATTTTATAATATGTGATCCGCCCGCTCTTGCAAAAAATAAAGCAGGAGTAAAAAATGCCTTGCGTGGCTACAAAGAGCTAAACCTTAAAATAATTAAGAAGGCTCCACATAATTCATTGTTGCTTACCTGTTCTTGTTCAAGGTTTATTGATAGCAAGCTTTTTCAGCAAGTAGTATTTGGTGCAGCAATGGATGCAGGTCGTGATGTACAAATACTTTCTAAATTTTCACAGCCTGCAGATCATCCGGTGTCACTATATTGTCCCGAAACAGAGTATTTAAAAGCTTTGCTGTTATATATACATTAG
- a CDS encoding HD domain-containing protein — MDKDNITIDTSRFQEISISYLKKLSGDKLLTFDVLDQNGNTVFSAGQALDDEVLKKKSEEGVKFFIPRVTETIGVYDREIIDMKKLKAIADDTATMYVDIRKTGRMSYEQFLQSHNQLAAVVDSLRAEDKTGGVLSLLKEIKEFDFITYTHSVNVGILAMILVYKELSTGDKVKLAALAGYLHDIGKLRVDQSIIQKPGLLSYDEFKKVLEHTREGYRILDSVTDSSGRKVVPNIIKYVALFHHRKLQSPGYPFRDDEKDKTRETQYNELPDLARIMGICDMYDALTSATPFRMPMSVEKALRYILNLSNYLYSTDDVHRFIKVLGLSLNKGNPFLRVGDFIMLESEKVSLDTRKKIRVYEIARIEDISRVNFMNPKVMIFYDVVKNKKLNNITVDLRYETSRRICACV; from the coding sequence ATGGATAAAGATAATATCACAATAGATACTTCCCGGTTTCAGGAGATATCAATATCATATTTAAAAAAATTGAGCGGCGATAAATTGCTTACTTTTGATGTTCTTGATCAAAATGGCAATACAGTTTTTTCTGCAGGTCAGGCACTGGATGATGAAGTGCTAAAAAAGAAGTCCGAAGAAGGTGTAAAGTTTTTTATTCCACGAGTTACTGAAACTATTGGTGTATATGATCGTGAAATTATCGACATGAAGAAACTGAAGGCTATTGCAGATGATACTGCTACCATGTATGTTGACATTCGAAAGACTGGAAGGATGTCGTATGAGCAATTTTTACAGTCACACAACCAGCTGGCAGCTGTAGTTGATAGCCTGAGAGCTGAAGATAAAACAGGTGGGGTATTGTCGCTTCTAAAAGAGATTAAAGAATTTGATTTTATCACCTATACGCATTCAGTTAATGTTGGTATTTTGGCTATGATTTTGGTATATAAGGAGTTGTCAACAGGCGATAAGGTTAAATTGGCAGCTTTGGCCGGATACCTTCACGATATTGGCAAATTGAGAGTTGATCAGTCAATAATCCAAAAACCCGGTTTGTTGTCATATGATGAATTTAAAAAAGTTCTTGAGCATACTCGTGAAGGGTACAGAATACTTGACAGTGTAACAGACTCCTCGGGGCGTAAAGTTGTTCCCAATATTATAAAATACGTTGCATTGTTTCATCACCGTAAGTTGCAAAGCCCAGGCTATCCATTCCGTGATGATGAAAAGGACAAAACGCGGGAGACTCAGTACAATGAACTGCCTGATCTTGCACGAATCATGGGCATTTGCGATATGTATGATGCACTAACGAGCGCTACCCCGTTTAGAATGCCTATGTCAGTGGAAAAGGCGTTGCGCTATATTCTCAACCTTTCTAATTATCTCTATTCTACTGATGATGTGCACCGTTTTATTAAAGTTTTGGGATTATCGCTTAACAAGGGTAATCCTTTTTTGCGTGTAGGTGATTTTATAATGCTTGAATCTGAAAAAGTTAGCCTGGATACACGAAAAAAGATAAGGGTATATGAGATAGCGCGTATTGAAGACATATCACGTGTTAATTTTATGAATCCTAAAGTGATGATCTTTTATGATGTGGTGAAGAATAAAAAGCTTAATAATATAACTGTAGATCTGCGATATGAGACCAGCCGTAGAATCTGTGCGTGTGTTTGA
- a CDS encoding glycosyl hydrolase family 18 protein has protein sequence MKKLFILLIILFSGCSSFTSQYQQNKSQYNNIQSGETTVNVYQIADSLEFNEVWAYLMKGEEDRMMGSEPITDLCYFSAKVSGRGQIIGDYAPPSITFNKKIRHHIVIAVIDNFALLHFILNPDLPVRKNFIQDVCRIASKFDGVQIDFESVASSDAAWFFSFLTELRAALDKSKMLSVALPARRTRIADAYDYPSIAAIVDRVIVMAYDQHWSGSTPGPVASLSWCREVADFAKSFIPKEKLIMGLPLYGRSWQDKNFNKSVHYRHVEEMIKTSNIQPKYDPENGAYFEYEETVKVRVYYTDQRAIYDRLKLYSSMAVENVAFWRIGQGPSGMWQGISAKSL, from the coding sequence ATGAAGAAATTATTTATTTTGCTAATAATTCTTTTTTCAGGATGTTCCTCATTTACTAGCCAGTATCAGCAAAATAAATCTCAATATAATAATATTCAGTCAGGTGAAACTACCGTCAATGTCTATCAGATTGCAGACAGTCTTGAATTCAACGAAGTGTGGGCATATCTCATGAAAGGCGAAGAAGACAGAATGATGGGTAGTGAACCAATCACTGACCTTTGTTATTTCAGTGCAAAAGTAAGTGGTAGGGGCCAGATAATTGGTGATTATGCGCCACCGTCAATTACATTTAATAAAAAAATACGGCATCATATCGTAATAGCAGTTATTGATAATTTTGCACTGTTGCATTTTATACTTAATCCTGATTTACCGGTGCGTAAAAATTTTATTCAAGATGTATGCAGAATAGCTTCAAAATTTGATGGAGTGCAAATTGATTTTGAATCAGTTGCCTCTTCAGATGCTGCCTGGTTCTTCAGTTTTTTAACTGAACTGCGAGCTGCCCTTGATAAAAGCAAAATGCTATCTGTGGCACTACCTGCGCGAAGAACGCGAATAGCCGATGCGTATGACTACCCTTCAATTGCTGCTATTGTTGATAGGGTTATTGTTATGGCATATGACCAGCACTGGTCAGGAAGCACCCCGGGACCAGTTGCAAGCCTGTCATGGTGTAGGGAAGTTGCTGATTTTGCAAAAAGTTTTATTCCAAAAGAAAAGCTAATTATGGGCTTGCCATTATATGGCCGATCATGGCAGGACAAAAATTTTAACAAGTCGGTTCATTATAGGCATGTTGAGGAGATGATAAAAACATCAAATATACAACCAAAATATGATCCCGAAAATGGTGCCTATTTTGAATATGAAGAAACAGTAAAGGTTAGAGTATATTATACGGATCAACGAGCAATTTATGATCGCCTTAAACTTTATTCATCGATGGCTGTTGAAAATGTTGCATTCTGGCGAATAGGTCAGGGGCCAAGCGGTATGTGGCAGGGTATAAGTGCCAAAAGCCTGTAA
- a CDS encoding metallophosphoesterase, which translates to MKKYHTIIILLLFFTFTLPACCKHHIPGVPTYSIWVHSDIQPVHKADRWHYKRAIEDLKNIHPYPMIAIIAGDIVQHKTSDEDFEWFLEVRKLANIQYWYEIAGNHEWKNMSGYQKYIGKPLKYTVSFGNVLFIFMSNERGRPPTYLSNETFNWWKNIVISNQDKIIITITHAPLQNSKLLGSFSKKHMILDSWRFEKVLKKYHVDIWVSGHIHMPAWLRQNSRIAPEFGNILFINVCGIRKDPTTNVESRIFFFQEGSDKVLIRLRDHESEAFKSSYDINITLRHPFTCNGCVPSMLQENLNNKL; encoded by the coding sequence ATGAAAAAATACCATACCATTATAATTCTCTTATTATTTTTCACATTTACATTACCGGCATGTTGTAAACACCATATTCCCGGCGTTCCAACATATTCTATCTGGGTACATTCTGATATACAGCCCGTACATAAAGCAGACAGATGGCACTATAAAAGAGCAATTGAAGATTTGAAAAATATACATCCATACCCCATGATAGCCATTATAGCAGGAGATATTGTACAGCATAAAACTTCTGATGAAGATTTTGAATGGTTTCTTGAAGTTAGAAAACTTGCAAATATTCAATACTGGTATGAAATTGCAGGTAACCATGAATGGAAAAACATGTCAGGATATCAAAAATATATAGGGAAACCATTGAAATACACTGTTAGTTTTGGGAATGTCCTTTTTATATTTATGTCAAATGAACGGGGAAGACCACCCACATACCTTTCCAACGAAACATTTAACTGGTGGAAAAATATTGTGATATCCAATCAAGATAAAATTATTATTACCATAACCCACGCTCCATTACAAAACAGTAAATTGCTTGGATCTTTTTCAAAAAAACACATGATATTGGATTCATGGCGTTTTGAGAAAGTTTTAAAAAAATATCATGTAGATATATGGGTAAGCGGGCATATTCATATGCCAGCATGGCTTAGACAAAACAGCCGCATAGCCCCTGAATTTGGAAATATACTCTTTATCAATGTGTGCGGCATTAGAAAAGATCCAACAACCAATGTGGAATCACGTATATTCTTCTTCCAGGAGGGTTCTGATAAAGTACTAATTAGATTACGTGACCATGAATCAGAGGCATTTAAAAGTTCTTATGACATTAATATTACACTGCGCCATCCCTTTACCTGCAATGGCTGTGTTCCATCGATGTTACAAGAAAATTTAAACAATAAATTATAA
- a CDS encoding RNA methyltransferase, which produces MKKLQYEDLKLKRPNLQQLFRLPRFPVVTVLENIRSLYNVGSMFRSADAARIAYMYLCGYTPHPPRKEIEKTALGSTESVPWEHSIKPVSVITMLKNQGFVIAALEHTTTSISYFEYAYNYPLCIVVGNEVDGISSEILSLCDVALEIPMFGIKHSLNVAVAYGIVVHHAVMVYQSRYMK; this is translated from the coding sequence ATGAAAAAATTACAATATGAAGACTTAAAACTCAAACGCCCCAATTTGCAACAGTTATTTAGATTGCCACGATTCCCTGTAGTAACTGTCCTTGAAAATATTCGTAGTTTGTATAATGTTGGTTCTATGTTCAGAAGTGCCGATGCAGCACGCATAGCATATATGTATTTATGTGGATATACACCACATCCTCCACGAAAAGAAATTGAAAAGACTGCTCTTGGCAGCACCGAAAGCGTCCCATGGGAGCATTCAATAAAACCTGTGTCAGTTATTACAATGTTGAAAAATCAAGGCTTTGTCATTGCAGCACTTGAACATACTACAACCAGCATTTCATATTTTGAATATGCATATAATTATCCTCTATGTATAGTTGTTGGTAATGAGGTTGATGGCATCAGCAGTGAAATTCTTTCATTATGTGATGTTGCTCTTGAAATTCCAATGTTTGGGATTAAGCACTCTCTCAATGTAGCGGTTGCGTATGGTATTGTTGTGCATCATGCAGTTATGGTATATCAATCACGATATATGAAATAA
- the nifS gene encoding cysteine desulfurase NifS, with the protein MQNSIIYLDNNATTMVAPEVMEAMMPFFMERYGNPSSMHDFGGDVAHDVERARHSVARMLGADYDYEIVFTSGATESDNMAILGTLQYYRDKKHIVTTKVEHPAVLNLCRQLEREGYSVTYVPVDREGNLDLDFLFDAVTNDTAIVSVMYANNETGVIFPVEEIGAFCKKRGVPFHVDAVQAIGKIPVDVNKIQCDLLAISGHKFHAPKGIGVLYVRRGTRMRPLLYGGHQEKARRPGTHNVPGIIGIGKASELVIEHLAKPEEVARVKKLRDRLENGLLSQCSNAHLNGNKVKRVDNTTNIGFEYIEGEAILLYLNEKGIAASSGSACSSGSLEPSHVLRAMGVPFTSAHGSIRFSLSRYTTEEEIDYTLQVMPEVVNRLLEISPYWDAKNKKGKPITELAR; encoded by the coding sequence ATGCAAAATAGCATAATATATCTTGATAACAATGCAACAACAATGGTGGCACCAGAGGTTATGGAAGCCATGATGCCATTTTTTATGGAACGATATGGCAATCCATCAAGTATGCATGATTTTGGTGGTGATGTTGCACATGATGTAGAGCGTGCTCGCCATAGTGTAGCACGGATGCTTGGCGCTGATTATGATTATGAGATAGTTTTTACCAGTGGTGCCACTGAAAGCGATAACATGGCAATACTGGGGACATTGCAGTATTACCGTGATAAAAAACATATAGTAACAACAAAAGTGGAACATCCTGCGGTGCTTAATCTATGCCGCCAGCTTGAACGTGAAGGATATTCTGTTACCTATGTTCCTGTTGACAGGGAAGGTAATCTGGATCTTGATTTTTTATTTGATGCAGTGACAAATGATACGGCAATAGTTTCGGTGATGTATGCTAATAATGAAACAGGTGTTATATTCCCTGTTGAAGAGATTGGTGCATTTTGCAAAAAGCGTGGTGTGCCATTTCATGTTGATGCAGTGCAGGCAATTGGGAAAATACCGGTTGATGTAAATAAAATTCAATGCGACTTGCTTGCAATTTCCGGTCATAAGTTTCATGCACCAAAGGGGATTGGTGTATTGTATGTGCGAAGAGGCACACGAATGAGACCGTTATTATACGGTGGACATCAAGAAAAAGCCAGAAGGCCTGGCACGCATAATGTACCAGGGATAATTGGAATAGGGAAAGCCTCTGAGCTTGTCATAGAGCATCTTGCTAAACCTGAAGAAGTAGCTCGTGTAAAAAAACTACGTGACCGTCTTGAAAATGGATTGCTGTCTCAATGTTCAAATGCTCATCTTAATGGAAACAAGGTTAAAAGGGTAGATAATACTACTAATATAGGATTTGAATATATTGAAGGTGAGGCAATTCTACTGTATCTTAATGAAAAGGGGATAGCAGCATCATCTGGTTCGGCATGTTCTTCGGGTTCACTGGAGCCTTCACATGTCCTTAGGGCAATGGGAGTGCCGTTTACATCAGCACATGGTTCAATTCGCTTTAGTTTAAGCCGTTACACCACTGAAGAAGAAATTGATTATACGTTGCAGGTGATGCCAGAGGTAGTAAATAGATTGCTTGAAATTTCGCCATACTGGGATGCAAAAAATAAAAAAGGCAAACCCATTACTGAGCTTGCCCGCTAA
- a CDS encoding pectinacetylesterase family protein — protein sequence MKYKHMLVLVIFSTIVFLIHCGESGSDSNSDTLINYWQQIDWETADDGVYSQFVYNNLSPSCSNHPAAANSKFLFFVRYGTVNKLVIYFQGGGACWHYNNCVAKPTYSEELMYYDDANILDLISNGQAKSMGYSGIFDFTNAENPFKDWNFVYIPYCTGDLHWGKQDTEYTKDGSPSATIRHRGHVNFQLVLEWLRNHFKNPDPDVIFVTGISAGSYGAIFNLPYIAEEFQDSQVHLLGDAGNGVITDEFKQNIDTLWGASLPDIGSFNQFSGYNIDNLTIADLYSTIANFYSNYRFAQYTAAWDENQVFFYNVMLNIENPGDDYKNWYNPVDSVWCQWHTNMLDILETTYSNITHNPKNYSYYIAPGDVHTILMTNEVYTLTVNGVRFVDWLGSIVEGGDTFVTIECSDCQQPGSISCN from the coding sequence ATGAAATATAAGCATATGCTTGTACTTGTTATATTCAGCACTATTGTTTTCCTCATACATTGTGGGGAGTCAGGTTCTGATAGTAATTCAGATACTTTGATAAATTACTGGCAGCAGATTGATTGGGAAACAGCTGACGATGGCGTGTATTCACAATTTGTATATAATAACTTATCACCATCCTGCTCAAATCATCCTGCAGCAGCAAACTCTAAATTTTTATTTTTTGTACGTTACGGTACTGTTAATAAACTTGTTATATATTTCCAAGGTGGTGGTGCTTGCTGGCACTACAACAACTGCGTAGCAAAACCCACTTATTCAGAAGAACTTATGTACTATGACGATGCTAATATCCTTGATTTAATTAGCAATGGACAGGCAAAGTCAATGGGCTACAGTGGCATATTCGATTTTACCAATGCAGAAAATCCTTTTAAAGACTGGAATTTTGTGTATATACCTTATTGTACTGGTGATCTACACTGGGGAAAACAGGATACAGAGTATACTAAAGATGGCTCACCAAGTGCAACAATACGCCACCGTGGCCATGTTAACTTTCAACTAGTATTAGAATGGTTAAGAAATCATTTTAAAAATCCTGACCCTGATGTCATTTTTGTAACCGGGATAAGTGCAGGTTCGTATGGGGCAATTTTTAATTTACCCTATATTGCAGAAGAATTTCAGGATTCCCAAGTGCACCTGTTGGGTGATGCAGGCAATGGTGTAATCACTGATGAATTCAAACAGAATATTGATACTCTATGGGGAGCATCATTACCTGATATTGGATCTTTTAATCAATTCAGTGGGTACAATATCGACAATTTAACAATTGCAGATCTTTATTCAACAATTGCAAATTTTTACAGTAACTATCGCTTTGCTCAATATACAGCCGCATGGGATGAAAATCAGGTTTTCTTCTATAATGTTATGTTAAATATAGAAAATCCTGGTGATGATTATAAAAACTGGTATAATCCTGTCGATAGTGTATGGTGTCAGTGGCATACAAACATGCTCGATATATTAGAAACTACATACTCAAATATTACTCACAATCCAAAAAATTACAGCTACTATATTGCACCCGGTGATGTCCATACTATACTCATGACTAATGAAGTGTATACTCTCACAGTAAATGGTGTTAGGTTTGTAGACTGGCTTGGCAGTATTGTTGAAGGAGGTGATACTTTTGTTACGATTGAATGTTCAGATTGCCAGCAACCAGGATCTATTTCTTGTAACTAA
- a CDS encoding response regulator — translation MNPILLVFDNDRFAQFLQFVLTTAGFSIERCNDPLALFEKVKETNPRLIVMDIFLKHIDGLYLLERLYAVKEYAQIPVLIVSSRNEPLAVFDALERGAADYLAAPINEDMLIEKVKKLLKVG, via the coding sequence ATGAATCCAATATTACTTGTGTTTGATAATGATAGGTTTGCTCAGTTCCTGCAGTTTGTACTCACTACTGCGGGTTTTTCAATTGAACGCTGCAATGACCCTTTAGCACTGTTTGAAAAGGTAAAAGAAACAAATCCTCGGCTTATAGTAATGGATATCTTTTTAAAGCATATAGACGGCCTTTATTTGCTGGAACGTTTGTATGCTGTCAAGGAATATGCACAAATTCCAGTCCTTATTGTATCTTCCCGCAATGAGCCTCTTGCTGTTTTTGATGCACTTGAACGCGGTGCTGCCGATTATTTAGCTGCTCCCATAAACGAAGACATGCTGATTGAAAAAGTTAAAAAATTATTGAAAGTGGGCTGA
- the nifU gene encoding Fe-S cluster assembly protein NifU gives MWEYTEKVKELYKNPKNVGEIPDADVVVEVGSIVCGDALTLYLKLDGDKIVDAKFKTFGCGSAIASSSALTEMIKGKTVDEAAKITNKDIVEFLGGLPDQKMHCSVMGQEALEKAIKKIKGQKIEDEHEDEGAIVCQCFGVSENLIRRVINENNLTTVEEVTNYTKAGGACGSCIPKIEDIIKEELDKVKEKPRVDINIKPMSNLKRMQLVEETIQNVIRPVLLRDGGDIELIDIDGKKVYVALRGHCAHCVISDVTMKNLVLEKLREYVENDIEVIEVK, from the coding sequence ATGTGGGAATATACAGAAAAGGTAAAGGAATTATATAAAAATCCAAAGAATGTTGGCGAAATACCTGATGCTGATGTTGTTGTTGAGGTTGGCAGCATTGTGTGTGGTGATGCTCTTACGCTTTACCTTAAGCTTGATGGTGACAAAATTGTTGATGCAAAGTTCAAAACATTTGGATGTGGAAGTGCAATTGCCTCCTCATCGGCATTGACCGAGATGATTAAAGGGAAGACTGTTGATGAAGCTGCAAAGATTACCAATAAAGATATAGTTGAATTTTTGGGTGGACTCCCCGACCAGAAGATGCACTGTTCGGTAATGGGGCAGGAGGCACTTGAAAAAGCCATAAAGAAAATCAAGGGCCAAAAAATAGAAGATGAACACGAAGATGAAGGTGCCATTGTGTGTCAGTGTTTTGGTGTTTCGGAAAATTTAATACGCCGTGTTATTAATGAAAATAATCTTACCACTGTTGAAGAAGTGACCAATTATACAAAAGCAGGTGGTGCGTGTGGTTCGTGCATTCCAAAAATAGAAGATATTATAAAAGAAGAGCTAGACAAAGTAAAAGAAAAACCCCGTGTAGATATTAATATAAAACCAATGTCTAATTTAAAGAGGATGCAGCTTGTAGAAGAAACAATACAGAATGTCATTCGCCCGGTACTTTTGCGTGATGGTGGTGATATTGAACTTATTGATATTGATGGAAAGAAAGTATACGTAGCATTACGTGGTCACTGTGCACACTGTGTTATTTCTGATGTTACCATGAAAAACCTTGTACTGGAAAAATTGCGTGAGTATGTAGAAAACGATATTGAAGTAATAGAGGTGAAATAA